One Dictyostelium discoideum AX4 chromosome 3 chromosome, whole genome shotgun sequence genomic region harbors:
- the H2AX gene encoding histone H2A: protein MSETKPASSKPAAAAKPKKVIPRVSRTGEPKSKPESRSARAGITFPVSRVDRLLREGRFAPRVESTAPVYLAAVLEYLVFEILELAHNTCSISKKTRITPQHINWAVGNDLELNSLFQHVTIAYGGVLPTPQQSTGEKKKKPSKKAAEGSSQIY from the coding sequence atgtcaGAAACCAAACCAGCCTCATCCAAACCAGCCGCTGCTGCCAAACCAAAGAAAGTCATTCCACGTGTAAGCAGAACAGGTGAACCAAAGAGCAAACCAGAATCACGTTCAGCTCGTGCCGGTATCACTTTCCCAGTATCTCGTGTTGATAGATTATTACGTGAAGGTAGATTCGCTCCACGTGTTGAAAGTACCGCACCAGTCTATTTAGCTGCCGTCCTTGAATATTtagtatttgaaattttagagTTAGCTCACAATACTTGTTCAATCAGTAAAAAGACCCGTATCACACCACAACACATCAACTGGGCCGTCGGTAATGATCTTGAATTAAATTCTCTCTTCCAACACGTTACCATCGCCTACGGTGGTGTTTTACCAACTCCACAACAATCCACCGGtgaaaagaagaagaaaccATCAAAGAAAGCAGCTGAAGGTTCATCTCAAATCTATTAa
- the forA gene encoding actin binding protein (formin homology domain-containing protein), whose translation MADKLYQIKLDIKKGKNIVGSDGSVCSPYLRVTWGGKKQQKTKVITKSAEPEWNFSCLLEIKKEKNPQKPGLEFELIEHKQFSEKEISSTTYQLPESLILGEACNYSVPMSIATSKGDQKCEILIAITAINFGKDKQDEEKKRHDEIQKKFAQLVEQLATDSKAREGMMKLPYEARAQLVEQHRDKLANEKHPDEYVVLLIKEITRKNIQLAGGLQKSHSASNASLGSLSPVTPRVDDGLSVAELKNISVALRSRGLDWIHQFHKLGATTRLVELLSLYVNKKSHTEESLQKQLECLNCIKNLMNNNVGIGYIFGIKDSFKTIVLCLGSEYEKVNELAIGLLNTICFLPKINGHKLLIELLNYFKEEKKESRRFISIVKSLKSKAGVIETKETLKTKSIYLSFINIIVNTPAEIDLRLALRQEFYWLGIKEILVKLSNYTYDESPELDTQITVFEEEESKDNKEMSERFQEFKGLNLDNVDDVLKTLMDRIRPKGLVDCMREISKDLLLLPIDDDVGIRNWVLASRIIKQISLRDKNIGIDEDILPLENLLLMCEQEAKEVPLKSQIESLKKDAQDLAKKITTQDIELKEKVEIIKKNEELTTKQLEEQINIAKKKDEEINQLKALVEQLKLTQGTAKPDSAAASTSVAPPPPPPPMTGGGAPPPPPPPPPMTGGGGPPPPPPPPPMTGGGPPPPPPPPPMTGGGPPPPPPPPGGGPPPPPPPPGAKAGGPPPPPPPFGKGPPPPPGGFGMKKAAAPPRKEVPVPALKMKGLQWVSLNDKKIQGTIFSKFNLDTSKDINLDYKDIEGVFAAKVIEKKESTAPKKTGPVSIIDPKTSQNLSIFLSQFKGKSYDDICGAISKGDETVFQPNHIDALIGFLPSEDDINNINEFLREEKDITKLGPPEQFSMKIHSVPQVKARLQAMKFKYAYESKKSDLKVDIDNFKQGTQEIKGSEKIPKLLEVILILGNFINGGTARGNAYGFKLNTITKLADTKSTDNKLSLVNYLTRVVIKDFPHLNSFAQDLGHVEAAGRVSLSQVQAEVATLRKEFVQVQKSIETLNSGTGEEAVDPFKVKYEEFCTQTAEDIDLITSSSQQIETDYKDLLAMFGEDSKSEPSEFFGMFTKFMDQYDKATKENEQLSIQAEKIAKREAAKKLKEEEDAKKKQLAEERKQKGETVEVKESVVDDLLDTIASGDAFKNRRRRARKTDQDSTIEPIDL comes from the exons ATGGCCGATAAATTGTACCAAATTAAATTGGAcattaaaaaaggtaaaaacaTTGTTGGCTCCGATGGGTCGGTATGTTCACCATATCTCAGAGTTACTTGGGGTggtaaaaaacaacaaaagaCCAAAGTCATCACAAAGTCTGCCGAACCAGAATGGAATTTTTCTTGTCTacttgaaattaaaaaagaaaagaatccacaa AAACCAGGtcttgaatttgaattaattgaacatAAACAATTTTCAGAGAAAGAGATATCAAGTACAACTTATCAATTACcagaatcattaattttgGGTGAAGCATGTAATTATTCAGTACCAATGAGCATTGCAACCAGCAAAGGTGACCAAAAATGTGAGATTTTAATTGCAATCACTGCAATCAATTTCGGTAAAGATAAACAAGatgaagaaaagaaaagacaTGACgaaattcaaaagaaattcGCTCAATTAGTTGAACAATTAGCAACTGATTCAAAAGCTAGAGAAGGTATGATGAAATTACCTTATGAAGCAAGAGCTCAATTAGTTGAACAACATAGAGAT aaattagCAAATGAAAAACATCCAGATGAATATGTTGtacttttaattaaagaaattacaaGAAAGAATATTCAATTAGCAGGTGGTCTTCAGAAATCACATTCAGCATCTAATGCATCATTGGGTTCATTATCACCAGTTACACCAAGAGTTGATGATGGTTTATCAGTTGCTGAACTTAAAAACATAAGTGTAGCCTTACGTTCCCGTGGTTTAGATTGGATTCACCAATTTCATAAATTAGGTGCTACTACTCGTTTAGTTGAATTATTAAGTTTATATGTCAACAAAAAGAG TCACACAGAAGAAAGtttacaaaaacaattagaatgtttaaattgtattaaaaatttaatgaacaATAACGTTGGTATTGGTTACATTTTTGGTATTAAAGATTCTTTCAAGACTATTGTTTTATGTTTAGGTTCTGAATAT GAAAAAGTTAATGAATTGgcaattggtttattaaatacaatttgttttttaccaaaaattAATGGTCATAA attacttattgaattattaaattattttaaagaagaaaaaaaagaaagtagaagatttatttcaattgtcaaatcattaaaatcaaaagcaGGAGTTATTGAAACTAAAGAAACATTGAAAaccaaatcaatttatttatcatttattaatattattgtaaaTACACCAGCAGAGATTGATTTACGTTTAGCACTCAGACAAGAGTTTTATTGGTTGGGAATTAAGGAAATTTTGGTTAAACTTAGTAATTACACTTATGATGAGTCCCCAGAATTGGATACTCAAATCACTGTGTTTGAGGAAGAAGAATCAAAAGATAACAAAGAAATGTCTGAACGTTTCCAAGAGTTTAAAGGATTGAATTTGGATAATGTCGATGATGTTTTAAAGACCTTGATGGATCGTATTCGTCCAAAAGGTTTGGTAGATTGTATGAGAGAAATTAGTAAAGATCTCTTACTCTTACCAAtcgatgatgatgttggCATTAGAAATTGGGTTTTAGCATCAAGAATTATCAAACAAATCTCTTTACGTGACAAGAATATTGGTATCGATGAGGATATTCTACCATTGGAAAACCTTTTACTCATGTGTGAACAAGAAGCTAAAGAAGTACCATTGAAATCTCAAATTGAATCACTTAAAAAGGATGCTCAAGATCTTGCAAAGAAAATCACTACTCAAGATATTGAACTCaaagaaaaagttgaaatcattaaaaagaatgaagAATTAACTACTAAACAATTGGAAGAACAAATTAATATCGCTAAAAAGaaagatgaagaaattaatcAATTGAAAGCATTGGTTgaacaattgaaattaactCAAGGTACTGCTAAACCAGATTCCGCTGCTGCTTCAACTAGTGTtgctccaccaccaccaccaccaccaatgaCTGGAGGAGGTgcaccaccacctccaccaccacctccacctATGACTGGAGGAGGAggtccaccaccaccacccccaccaccaccaatgaCTGGAGGAggtccaccaccaccaccaccacctccaccaaTGACTGGAGGAggtccaccaccaccaccaccaccaccaggAGGAGgcccaccaccaccacctccaccacctGGCGCTAAAGCAGGAGGcccaccaccacctccaccaccatTTGGTAAAggtccaccaccacctccagGTGGTTTTGGTATGAAGAAAGCTGCTGCTCCACCAAGAAAAGAAGTTCCAGTTCCAGCACTTAAAATGAAAGGTTTACAATGGGtttcattaaatgataaaaagaTTCAAGGTACCATTTTCTCAAAGTTCAATTTAGATACCTCTAAAGACATTAACTTGGATTATAAAGATATTGAAGGTGTATTCGCTGCCAAAGTTattgaaaagaaagaatCAACCGCACCAAAGAAAACTGGCCCAGTTTCTATTATTGACCCAAAGACCTCACAAAATCTTTCCATTTTCCTTTCACAATTCAAAGGTAAATCTTATGATGACATTTGTGGTGCCATTTCCAAGGGTGATGAAACTGTCTTCCAACCAAATCATATCGATGCTTTAATTGGTTTCCTTCCATCTGAAGATGACATCAATAATATCAATGAATTCCTTCGTGAAGAGAAAGATATCACCAAATTAGGACCACCAGAACAATTCTCTATGAAAATTCATTCAGTTCCACAAGTTAAAGCTCGTCTTCAAGCaatgaaattcaaatatGCTTATGAATCCAAAAAGAGTGATCTCAAAGTTGACATTGATAACTTTAAACAAGGTACCCAAGAAATTAAAGGTAGTGAAAAGATTCCAAAACTTTTAgaggtaattttaattcttggtaatttcattaatggTGGTACAGCAAGAGGTAATGCCTATGGTTTCAAACTTAATACCATCACAAAACTTGCCGATACTAAATCAACCGATAATAAGCTATCCTTGGTTAACTATCTCACTCGTGTTGTCATTAAAGATTTCCCACATCTCAATAGCTTTGCTCAAGATCTTGGTCATGTAGAAGCTGCTGGTCGTGTATCATTATCACAAGTTCAAGCTGAAGTTGCCACTTTGAGAAAAGAGTTTGTTCAAGttcaaaaatcaattgaaactcTCAACTCTGGTACTGGCGAAGAAGCCGTCGATCCATTCAAAGTTAAATATGAAGAGTTTTGCACTCAAACCGCTGAAGATATTGATTTGATCACTTCATCATCTCAACAAATTGAAACCGACTATAAAGATTTATTGGCTATGTTTGGTGAAGATTCAAAATCTGAACCAAGTGAATTCTTTGGCATGTTCACTAAATTCATGGATCAATATGATAAAGCTACCAAAGAGAATGAACAACTCTCCATCCAAGCCGAAAAGATTGCTAAAAGAGAGGCTGCTAAAAAActtaaagaagaagaagacgctaaaaagaaacaattggCTGaagaaagaaaacaaaaaggTGAAACCGTCGAAGTTAAAGAATCAGTTGTTGATGATCTTTTAGATACAATCGCAAGTGGTGATGCATTTAAGAATAGACGTAGAAGGGCACGTAAAACTGATCAAGATTCGACTATAGAACCAATTGAtttgtaa
- a CDS encoding SAP DNA-binding domain-containing protein, with product MLSKEDVEKMNVKELQKELSNFGLDTKGKKAELQTRLLEHINKNGTSSPSSITSTTQKTDSTSTVVANESTKTNIPTTTTTTTTPTQNTTAATAAKPQTNANENNIDVSTMTEEERRIHRLNKFTQGGGGATASASATSATTTTTTSSSSSSSPSSKNKIPTAAALEEEKRKRLLKFGTAPISITSPPPLPETKVKVQKSKIHVNKKEEIYGSVNEIVDRKKKFGLSSPPTKSTTTAVNTTNGSSSLSVEERKKKFAK from the coding sequence atgttaagCAAAGAAGACGttgaaaaaatgaatgttAAAGAGTTACAAAAGGAACTCTCAAATTTTGGATTAGATACAAAAGGAAAGAAAGCAGAGTTACAAACTAGATTATTGGaacatataaataaaaatggtacaTCCTCTCCATCATCAATTACATCAACAACACAAAAAACAGATTCCACATCAACGGTTGTGGCAAATGAATCGACAAAAACTAATATAccaacaaccaccactacaacaaccacaCCAACACAAAATACAACTGCAGCAACAGCAGCAAAACCACAAACTAATgctaatgaaaataatatagatGTATCAACAATGACAGAAGAAGAAAGAAGAATTCatagattaaataaatttacacaaggtggtggtggtgcaaCAGCATCAGCATCAGCAACAagtgcaacaacaacaacaacaacatcatcatcatcatcatcatcaccatcatcaaaaaataaaataccaaCAGCAGCAGCATTAGAAGaagagaaaagaaaaagactattaaaatttggaacTGCACCAATTTCAATCACATCACCACCACCCCTACCAGAAACTAAAGTGAAAGTacaaaaatctaaaattcatgttaataaaaaagaggAAATCTATGGTTCAGTCAATGAAATTGTTGatagaaaaaagaaattcgGACTTTCTTCACcaccaacaaaatcaactacTACTGCTGTTAACACTACTAAtggttcatcatcattatcagttgaagaaagaaaaaagaaatttgcaaaataa
- the snd1 gene encoding Staphylococcus nuclease domain-containing protein (Similar to SNase-like), which yields MTDTQSNVPQSQIQPQVPTIGVVRAVNSGDSLVIQDLKTADSPKVEYSLSHLTVPRLGYHGSNDKPPTKDLPFAWESREFLRSKCIGKKVQFFTDYTAPTGKKFISVYLYDDLENSLNKQMIEEGWASLYRSTTGKENKKPEYLNLIQLESEAISKELGIHNKNPIAITNSIRPIHTINSFDLFNKLKGKQLTAVVEQVRNAASYRVTITPSFHTFLIQLSGVQCPGYKKDNNNQMQPEPFALEAESFISKNLLHRDVQLTLDTFDKQGNLFGTIKCADRDVACELLKNGLGTYVPWSGATRSAPDQMLLKQAEETAKGQGIRVWYQSPSSSSTSSSSSSSSSSNEPYPKEIDGKVIDIGNNGTVGILSENDRKEYKVTLASIRVPNFTKPSEKEDKDSKFERYYAYEAKEWLRKRLIGQKVIAKLEFIRPAIASSNLPEKPYYSVFLGKGNVSLGLVEAGLARLTEHKGADNRAIDYEALITAENKAKKKHSGLYSNKDSAPSFNVNDVSSEDKNLKAKAQKLLPHIRGIVLPAVVDYVFSAQRVKLFIEKESCMINFTMSGVRAPRRDENEELSNQALGFSREHLHQHDVHIQIEDIDKGGNFIGTLMVGNKNFALSLVEMGFASIYDPMNRLNDYQRFEDAENKAKSSRLNLWKNYDPEEEQRVANQKAAAEEERKQQQKAETGEAYIRAVVSPTEVYLQFANNKTKDIESQLASLEINNEDSTIVAMPKVGDIVKFKSQHDKKWHRSKITSIADGKINVNLIDLGERESFPQSQSSTLIRNINHKLQSLPSLVTLVKLASCKNPSNDDIYNDAMDFMEKEFLDLKVGVNIIRDIDGTQHVLLSDNAGIINGELVRNGLVSVDRSTKLPSIQQLQDEEQKAKSKRLGVWRFGDIDSDDEDDKPRSNFKGKGGKPISKK from the exons ATGACAGATACACAATCCAATGTTCCTCAATCACAAATTCAACCACAAGTACCAACAATTGGTGTAGTTAGAGCAGTAAATAGTGGTGATTCATTGGTAATTCAAGATTTAAAAACAGCCGATTCCCCAAAAGTTGAATATTCATTATCTCATCTTACTGTACCACGTTTAGGTTATCATGGTTCAAATGATAAACCACCAACAAAAGATTTG CCATTTGCATGGGAAAGTCGTGAATTTTTAAGATCAAAATGTATTGGTAAAAAAGTTCAATTCTTTACAGATTATACTGCACCAACTGGTAAGAAATTCATTTCAGTTTATCTTTATGATGATTTagaaaatagtttaaataaacaaatgaTTGAAGAGGGTTGGGCTTCATTATATAGATCAACAACTggtaaagaaaataaaaaacc tgaatatttaaatttaattcaattagaaAGTGAAGcaatttcaaaagaattaGGTATTCATAATAAGAATCCAATTGcaattacaaattcaattCGTCCAATTCATActattaattcatttgatttatttaataaattaaagggTAAACAATTGACAGCAGTTGTTGAACAAGTTAGAAATGCAGCAAGTTATAGAGTTACTATTACACCATCATTTCatacatttttaattcaattatcaGGTGTTCAATGTCCAGgttataaaaaagataacaaTAATCAAATGCAACCAGAACCATTTGCATTGGAAGCTGAATCATTCATCTCCAAGAATTTATTACATAGAGATGTTCAATTGACATTGGATACATTCGATAAACAAGGTAACCTTTTTGGTACTATAAAATGTGCTGATAGAGATGTAGCTTGTGAACTCTTGAAGAATGGTTTAGGTACTTATGTTCCATGGAGTGGTGCTACTCGTAGTGCTCCTGACCAAATGTTATTAAAACAAGCTGAAGAAACTGCAAAAGGTCAAGGTATAAGAGTTTGGTATCAATCACCATCATCCTCATCAacctcttcatcatcatcatcatcatcatcatcaaatgaacCATATccaaaagaaattgatgGTAAAGTTATTGatattggtaataatggtacAGTTGGTATTTTAAGTGAAAATGATAGAAAAGAGTATAAAGTTACATTAGCAAGTATTAGAGTGCCAAATTTCACAAAACCATCAGAAAAGGAAGATAAAGATAGTAAATTTGAAAGATATTATGCATATGAAGCAAAAGAATGGTTAAGAAAGAGATTAATTGGTCAAAAGGTTATTGCCAAGTTAGAGTTTATTCGTCCAGCTATTGCATCTAGCAATTTACCAGAGAAACCCTACTATAGTGTATTTTTAGGTAAAGGAAATGTTTCATTAGGTTTAGTGGAAGCAGGTTTAGCTCGTTTAACCGAACATAAGGGAGCAGATAATCGTGCCATTGATTATGAGGCATTGATTACAGCAGAGAATAAAGCCAAAAAGAAGCATAGTGGTCTTTACTCCAACAAAGATAGTGCACCAAGTTTCAATGTGAATGATGTCTCCTCAGAGGATAAGAATCTCAAAGCAAAGGCACAAAAACTTTTACCACACATTCGTGGCATTGTGTTACCAGCAGTGGTCGATTACGTATTCTCTGCACAAAGAGTCAAACTTTTCATCGAGAAGGAATCATGTATGATCAATTTCACCATGAGTGGCGTTAGAGCACCACGTcgtgatgaaaatgaagaactCTCCAATCAAGCATTGGGTTTCTCACGTGAGCATCTCCATCAACATGATGTACACATTCAAATTGAAGATATCGATAAGGGTGGTAACTTTATTGGTACATTGATGGTTGGTAATAAGAATTTCGCACTCTCTTTGGTTGAAATGGGTTTCGCCTCAATCTATGACCCAATGAATCGTCTCAATGATTATCAAAGATTTGAAGACGCTGAAAACAAAGCCAAATCATCTCGTCTCAACCTTTGGAAGAACTATGACCCAGAAGAGGAACAAAGAGTCGCAAACCAAAAAGCTGCCGCTGAAGAAGAGagaaaacaacaacaaaaagctGAAACTGGTGAAGCTTACATTAGAGCCGTAGTCTCACCAACTGAAGTTTACCTTCAATTCGCTAATAACAAAACTAAAGATATCGAATCTCAATTGGCTTCATTGGAAATTAACAATGAAGATTCAACCATTGTTGCAATGCCAAAGGTTGGTGATATCGTTAAATTCAAATCTCAACATGACAAGAAATGGCATCGTTCAAAGATTACCTCTATCGCCGATGGTAAAATCAATGTTAATCTCATTGATTTGGGTGAAAGAGAATCTTTCCCACAATCTCAATCAAGTACTCTCATTAGAAATATCAATCATAAATTACAAAGCCTTCCTTCATTGGTAACTTTGGTCAAATTAGCCTCTTGTAAGAATCCTTCCAATGATGATATCTACAATGATGCTATGGATTTCATGGAAAAAGAGTTTTTAGATCTCAAAGTTGGCGTTAATATCATACGTGATATCGATGGTACTCAACATGTTCTCCTCTCTGATAATGCTGGTATTATCAATGGTGAATTGGTTCGTAATGGTTTGGTTAGTGTCGATCGTTCAACTAAATTACCCTCaattcaacaacttcaaGATGAAGAACAAAAAGCTAAATCAAAGAGATTAGGTGTTTGGAGATTCGGTGATATCgatagtgatgatgaagatgataaacCACGTTCAAATTTCAAAGGTAAAGGTGGtaaaccaatttcaaaaaaataa
- a CDS encoding HMG1/2 box-containing protein (Similar to high mobility group), with protein sequence MNANNSNNNINNNNPFSNNIIQPISQIENFQLPTSLTNAFEEDTDSDMALDSDDDFDDLENYDLSDDNDDNDYNNNNNNNNSNNNEINDEDSDSDQNNYNNNSNSKSKLKLSKSSTEPKEKKPPNAFILFTMDKRKELRTNNPELTNAMVSSLLGKEWKELHPSEKKKYVEKAATFKK encoded by the coding sequence ATGAATGCGAacaatagtaacaataatattaataacaataatccatttagtaataatataatacaaCCGATATCACAAATTGAGAACTTTCAATTACCAACCTCATTAACCAATGCCTTTGAAGAAGATACCGACAGTGACATGGCATTagatagtgatgatgattttgatgacCTTGAAAATTATGACCTaagtgatgataatgatgataatgattacaataataataataataataataatagtaataataatgaaataaatgatGAAGATTCTGATAGCgatcaaaataattataacaacaattcaaattctaaatcaaaattaaaattatcaaaatcatcaactgaaccaaaagaaaagaaaccaCCAAATgctttcattttatttacaatggataaaagaaaagaattaaGAACAAATAATCCAGAATTAACAAATGCGATGGTTTCGTCATTACTTGGTAAAGAATGGAAAGAGTTACATCCAAGTGAAAAGAAGAAATATGTTGAAAAAGCAGccacttttaaaaaatga